The nucleotide sequence CGTTTTGTCGTTATTCTGTAAAGCTGAGAACGCCAAGGTAGCTGCTATTTCGGTAATCACTTCACTTTTGAATTCCTGTTTCGTACCAAAAAGCTCACTACCGCTCACGTCTATCATCAGCATTAGCGTAAGTTCGCGTTCCTCTTCAAATACTTTCACAAAAGGCTCGTTGTAGCGCGCCGTTACGTTCCAGTCGATATTGCGAATATCATCACCAAATTGGTACGGACGTACTTCGCTGAAAGTCATACCCCGACCTTTGAAGGTAGAGTGATACTCCCCTCCGAAAATATTATCGGAGAGCTTGCGCGTCTTTATCTCTATCTTGCGTACCTTCTTTAATAGTTCTTTAGTATCCAAAATTAATTAACTATTTTAATGCCATTTAAAACTCTCGTAATTGTCTTGTACATCAGCAATGAGTTGCTCATTGATGCTTTGTATATCAAACTCTTTTTCGTCCCACGGCTTGTAGTTCTTCATCTCTGCTTTAGTTTCGCCTGTTTCAAGTACTTCTATCATTGTTTGATACCCCAAATACTGCTACTCATTCACATACCCAACTGTGAGCCCTCGCTGGCTTTACCTTTTATCTTTTACCTTTTATCTTTTATCTTTTACCTCCTATGGTACTTCAATGGTATTCACTATCTTGTGAATCATCTCTACTGAGGTAATATTCTCAGCCTCTGCTTCATAGGTGATACCGATACGATGGCGCAATACGTCAAATACTACCGCACGTACGTCCTCAGGAATTACATAACCACGACGTTTGATGAAAGCATAACATTTTGCCGCCATTGCCAAGTTGATACTACCACGTGGCGATGCCCCAAAGCTAATAAGTGGTTTAAGCTCTGCCAAGTTGTATTTTTCAGGATAACGAGTCGCAAAAACAATGTCTAAGATGTATTTCTCAATCTTTTCGTCCATATACACCTCGCGCACGGCTGTTTGTGCTTTTAGGATTTGTTCCAAACTCACTGTTTGGTTCACCACTGCGTAACTATTGCTGAGGTTGTCGCGCATAATCCGTTGCTCTTCGTCCAATTTAGGATAATCAATAACCGTTTTAAGCATAAAACGGTCTACTTGTGCCTCAGGTAGTGGGTAAGTTCCTTCTTGCTCTACAGGGTTCTGAGTCGCCATTACCATAAAAGGAGCGTCTAACTTAAAGGTCGAATCACCAATGGTTACTTGTCGCTCTTGCATTGCTTCCAATAGGGCAGACTGTACTTTGGCAGGCGCACGGTTAATCTCGTCAGCCAATACAAAGTTCGCAAAGATAGGTCCCTTTTTTATAGAAAACTCGTTTTGCTTGATGTTGTAGGTCATTGTTCCTATCACATCGGCAGGCAATAAGTCCGGCGTAAACTGGATACGGCTAAACGACCCGTGTACTGATTTAGCAAGGGTGTTGATGGATAGCGTTTTTGCTAGCCCAGGTACCCCTTCCAAGAGGATATGCCCTTTGCCTAATAACCCGATAAGCAGGGCATTTACCATATGTTTTTGCCCTACAATCACCTTGTTCATCTCATTGGTGAGCGCATCGATAAACACACTTTCACGCTCTATCATTTCGTTTATCTGACTGATATCTACAGATGTTCTTTGTTCCATAGTACAAATTATTTTTTTAGCGTTTTTCTTTAATACAAATACTGTGCCGTCTTGTTATTAGTACGGGTTACAAAAGTATTTTTTTCTTACTAAACTGACAAATATTTTTGTAAAATAATTTTCTAAGCTGTGTTTAACCTCCCTTTACCTTATCTTACATCTTGTCATTGCTTTTACGTCCTATACTTTGCCAAAGTTTTCACTTGCCCGTCGTGCTACGACCTTTTACAAAGTTTATTTTTTCTTTACCTTACCTCCGCCTCACATTCATCTTACATTTATAATTTGTTCATTTACCTTTCATTCATTAGTCACTTTTCATTCATTGTAGAGCCACTGTAGAGCCACTGTAGAGCCACTGTAGACCCACTATAACCCCACTCTTTATCCATCTATCCTATAAGTTTCCTATAATCTTTGTATAATTCCCTACCCCTAATTCACCATTAATCACTAACCATTAACCACTAACCATTCATCATTAATAATTAACTTTTTTTGCGTAGCATATAAAAAAGTACTACTTTTGTCGCTCTAATAGCAAAGATATAAGAAATGAAGTTTGAAACTAAAGCCATTCACGGCGTAAGAACAGCCAATAAAAATACAGAAAACTGGGGAAGCACCATCAATATGGCTTCTACTTTCCCTATTGAAGAATACGGTGTAGAACAAGAGTTTGAATACGGACGCGTTTCAAATCCTACTCGTAAGGATTTTGAAAGTCTTATAGCTCAATTAGAAAGTGGCATACACGGATTCGGATTCTCATCGGGTATGGCTGCCATTTCTTCTGTTTTTACAATGTTTAAAACAGGCGACCATTTTGTGTTAGGCTTAGATATCTACGGAGGTACTTATCGCATTATGCACGATATTTTCAATAAGTTTGGTTTTGAAGCTACTTTTGTCGATATGACCGACCTAACCAAAATAGAGAAAGCCATTCGCCCTAATACAAAAGCCATCTTTATAGAAACACCCTCCAACCCTCTGTTAGACGTTACCGATATATGCGGGGTAATAGAAATCGCCAAGAAACATAATCTGCTCACTATGGTCGATAATACCTTTATGTCGCCCGTGTTACAACGCCCGTTAGAGTTAGGAGCCGACATAGTATTACACAGTGCTACCAAATATTTAGGAGGTCATAACGATATTATCGCAGGAGCAGTGGTGGTAAATGATGAAACCTTAGCCGAGAAAATACGTTTTGCACAAGTAGCCATAGGGGCATTGCTTTCTCCGTTTGATAGCTGGTTGCTCTTGCGCAGTATGAAAACCCTAAAACTAAGAGTCGAAAAAGCACAAGCCAATACCCTTAAACTATTAAATTTCCTTAAAACGCACCCCGAAGTAGAAAAGGTGTATTATCCTACTGATACACAAAATAAAGGGAAAGCAATACAAGAACGCCAAGCTTCTGGTGGAGGTTCAGTATTTTCTTTTACAGTAAAAACCGAAGCCAAAGCCAAAAAGTTTTTCGAGAGTCTAAAAGTAGCCCTTTTTGCAGTGAGCTTAGGAGGAGTCGAAACATTGGTAACCCACCCCAGTTCGCTTACTCACACTGAGTTTCCCGAAGAAGAAAAAGTAGCACGAGGCGTTACCCGTACACTCATCCGCGTAGCAGTAGGAATTGAAGATGCTGACGACCTTATCGCCGATTTTAAACAAGCCTTAGAAAAATAATTTGTAAAAAATTTGCTGTTGATTCATTATTTATTTGTATCTTTGCCCGCTGGAAGAAAAAGAAGCTAACTTGTGAAGACACCCTATTTTAAACAATCTTTTCTTATTGTTTTATTTGCAACACTCATTTTCATTGGATTTAAGAACTGTTTACCCGCGCGTATTTTTCCCGAAACTAAAGCCTCAGGAAGCAATGTAGTAGTAGATAGCTTAATGTTGGAAGCCATTTCAGGTAAAGAAATCGACAAAGTACTCAGCCAAGCCAATGATTCTTTAGCACAAGAACAACGACTTAAAAAGTCCGACCAGTATCTTTTTTCTTTCTTTAAAAAATTAGAAGAGTTAGAACAAACTAAAAATGGTAAAATAAGAATCGCTTATTACGGCGATTCGATGACTGATGGCGACCTCATCGTGCAAGATTTAAGAGCTCTTTTCCAAAACGCTTTCGGGGGGTTAGGAATTGGCTTTTTGCCCATTGCTTCTGAGTCGGCTAAATCAAGAGGAAGCGTATTCCATTCTTATTCCAATACTTGGAAAACCCAATCTTATGTGAATGTAAAACGCCCTAAACGTCCTTTTGGTGTCTCTGGGCAAGTGTTCTTTACACAAGGCAATGGCACGTGGGTACAATATAGGTCATCAAACCAAGCTCATATTAGTCAGTTGTATGCACCAGCATTGTTCTATGGTGCTTCTGGTAATAAAGAGGCAAAAGTAGAAATTGCCTATAACGATACTGTAAGAGTAGTAAAATCATTAGATACTGATAAATTGCTGAATGTATTGCCTTTAACCGAAGGGGCAAACACTAAATCAGTGCGTATTACTTTCTATAAGTCCGATTCTATTCCTATTTATGGAGTGGGCTCAATGCAAGGTAAAGGCGTATATATAGATAACTTTTCAAGCAGAGGTAACTCAGGCTTACCCTTATCGCTCTTTAATCCTGATTTAATGAGAGCTTTCGATAGAGCGTTAGGTGGATATGACCTTGTAGTATTACACTTTGGTGCCAATGTACTCAATTACGGCACACTCGATTATTCGTGGTATGAACGCGGAATGACAAAGGTGATTAACCAGATAAGAGCTTGCTTCCCTCATACCTCAATTCTTGTTATCTCTACCGCCGATAAGTCTACTAAAATAGATATGGAGATGCAAACCGATAAAGCAGTAGTACCTTTGGCAAATGCACAACGGAAATATGCACAAGATACTCGCTCTGGTTTTATTAATTTATATGAA is from Capnocytophaga ochracea DSM 7271 and encodes:
- a CDS encoding AAA family ATPase produces the protein MEQRTSVDISQINEMIERESVFIDALTNEMNKVIVGQKHMVNALLIGLLGKGHILLEGVPGLAKTLSINTLAKSVHGSFSRIQFTPDLLPADVIGTMTYNIKQNEFSIKKGPIFANFVLADEINRAPAKVQSALLEAMQERQVTIGDSTFKLDAPFMVMATQNPVEQEGTYPLPEAQVDRFMLKTVIDYPKLDEEQRIMRDNLSNSYAVVNQTVSLEQILKAQTAVREVYMDEKIEKYILDIVFATRYPEKYNLAELKPLISFGASPRGSINLAMAAKCYAFIKRRGYVIPEDVRAVVFDVLRHRIGITYEAEAENITSVEMIHKIVNTIEVP
- a CDS encoding trans-sulfuration enzyme family protein — protein: MKFETKAIHGVRTANKNTENWGSTINMASTFPIEEYGVEQEFEYGRVSNPTRKDFESLIAQLESGIHGFGFSSGMAAISSVFTMFKTGDHFVLGLDIYGGTYRIMHDIFNKFGFEATFVDMTDLTKIEKAIRPNTKAIFIETPSNPLLDVTDICGVIEIAKKHNLLTMVDNTFMSPVLQRPLELGADIVLHSATKYLGGHNDIIAGAVVVNDETLAEKIRFAQVAIGALLSPFDSWLLLRSMKTLKLRVEKAQANTLKLLNFLKTHPEVEKVYYPTDTQNKGKAIQERQASGGGSVFSFTVKTEAKAKKFFESLKVALFAVSLGGVETLVTHPSSLTHTEFPEEEKVARGVTRTLIRVAVGIEDADDLIADFKQALEK
- a CDS encoding GDSL-type esterase/lipase family protein, coding for MKTPYFKQSFLIVLFATLIFIGFKNCLPARIFPETKASGSNVVVDSLMLEAISGKEIDKVLSQANDSLAQEQRLKKSDQYLFSFFKKLEELEQTKNGKIRIAYYGDSMTDGDLIVQDLRALFQNAFGGLGIGFLPIASESAKSRGSVFHSYSNTWKTQSYVNVKRPKRPFGVSGQVFFTQGNGTWVQYRSSNQAHISQLYAPALFYGASGNKEAKVEIAYNDTVRVVKSLDTDKLLNVLPLTEGANTKSVRITFYKSDSIPIYGVGSMQGKGVYIDNFSSRGNSGLPLSLFNPDLMRAFDRALGGYDLVVLHFGANVLNYGTLDYSWYERGMTKVINQIRACFPHTSILVISTADKSTKIDMEMQTDKAVVPLANAQRKYAQDTRSGFINLYELMGGKGSMKQWVEANPPLAGKDYTHFNPRGAKKVAHLIYNKLMEEYEHYKDPRNSEKADVFQERIKEIQTVRTVTPTTQPNVNRTRSQTVTTQRVQSPTTQRVQSTTTQRVQSTTTQRVQSATTQRVQSTTTQRVQSTTTQRVQSTTTQRVQSTTTQRVQSTTTQRVQPSTIQAVQNITNKVHKDTIKEKKDNLHR